gtggaaagagccactgagttttgtttctttgaagcccaagactccagggatctccccagaaactgacaagtctctgatgtgctctttctatcaattttacaccctgcccaatcggcatctgagtatcctattaaatcaaaagtggatcccttggggttccAAAGTtcgaacttaggagtataaactaaatatctcatgattctttttacggccctaaggtgaacttccttaggatcggcttggaaccttgcacacatacatacggaaagcataatattcggttgagatgcacataagtagagtaaagatcctatcatcgaccggtataccttttgatctatggacttacctcccgtgtcgaggtcgagatgcccattagttcccatgggtgtcttgatgggcttgacatccttcattccaaacttattgagtatgtcttgaatatacttgatttggctgatgaaggtgccttcttggagttgcttgacttgaaatcctaggaaatacttcaactcccccatcatagatatctcgaatttttgaatcatgatcctactaaactcttcacaagtagatttgttagtagacccaaatatgatatcaacaacataaatttggcatacaaacaaatcttttgcaatagttttagtaaagagtgtaggatcgactttaccgactttgaagccattagtgataaggaaatctcttaggcattcataccatgctcttggggcttgcttgagcccataaagcgcctttgagagtttataaacatggttagggtactcactatcttcaaagctgggagattgctcaacatagacctcttccttgattggtccattgaggaaggcatttttcacgtccatttggtaaagcttaaagccatggtaagtagcataggcaagtaatatacgaattgactcaagcctagctacgggtgcataggtttcaccaaaatccaaaccttcgacttgtgaatagcccttggccacaagtcgggctttgttccttgtcaccacaccatgctcatcttgcttgttgtggaatacccacttggttcctacaacattttggttaggacgtggaactaaatgccatacctcattcctcgtgaagttgttgagttcctcttgcattgccaacacccaatccgaatctcttagtgcatcctccaccctgtatggctcaatagaggacacaaaagagtaatgttcacaaaaatgagcaactcgagatctagtagttacccccttatgaatgtcaccaagaatggagttcacggggtgatctctttgaattgcttggtggactcttgggtgaggcggtctttgaccctgaatctcttgatcatcttccttgtccttattgacttgattccccccttgatcattgtcctcctcttgaggtggctcatcctcttgatcttcctcatcttaggcctcatcctcatcttgagttggtggagatacttgcatggaagatgacagttgatcttgtgcttgggtgggctcttcggattctttaggacacacatccccaatggacatgttccttagcgcgacgcatggagcctcttcatcatctaattcatcaagatcaacttgctccacttgggagccattagtctcatcaaacacaatgtcacaagagacctcaactaatctagtggatttgttgaagactctatatgcccttatgtttaagtcataaccaagtaaaaagtcatctacagccttaggagcaaaggcccggacggtccgtgcataggtgtttttccaaaaagcttctcctgtccgaaataatctacggtattccggacagtcgacttataatggttgtagatgaacttatgcacatgtgaaatgatcaactgggcaaactggttagtccacaaggtttgtgatggtcgtcaaacaccaaaatcgattataggaaatatgactatttccctttcagctcccACCCCACAAAAATGACCGGATGCGAGCGCTCTCACGGACGTGAGCGTTCACCCTCCTCTTCTCCCCTCTACACTCACACGGCTCTCGAACCAAACAAATAATGGAACGGCTCCGCTATATtctactcttcaaccaaacaaaaaatggagCGACTCTGTTCTTCTTGCCAAACGCAGAATAGAACGGCTCTATTCTCAAATACTGGAATGGAGCCACTCTATTCTATTTGACTCTCTAACCAAACGCACCCTTAGAGTCATGTCTGCAATTTAAATGTAACAATTCTTGAAAAAGTAGACTTTTACTCAGTTTTTCTAACATTTTTCCTTTTTAGAAACTAAACTAAAAATTTTAGTAGTTTATTTGAGGCTTTGGTTCCAACCATGGTTTTTGGTTTTAAACCTAAATTCATACCGAGCTAGCTAACATAACTTATATGCCCTTTTTATTTAATAATTTATATCCAAATATAAATAAAACTGTAGCAACACTACGTGCACTTTCGCTAGTATACCGGAACTCTGTCGTACTGTCGTACTGTCTTTGCCGGAGTACGGACTTGGAAACAGGAACAATAGTAGCGTAACCACCACGTCCTATTGCGACCGGAAAAAGAATCTGTGCTACAGTAGCTTCCGGTACCTGACTGTTGGTCTGTTGCTGACGAGTCCAACGCGAGGACAGTAGCAGTTGTTGACTCGCAGGCAACCGGTTGAGACCTTGTTGCAGGCGTCCACCGTCCAGTAATAGTATATAGTAAAAAAAAAGACACAGTAGCAGCAGGAAGATGTACATCCATCCACGAACGCGCGCGCGCGACTGTGCGAGACATGGCAAAAAATGGGCGAATCACGTCCACATCTCTACAGCCTCTGTGTTGGCGCCGCGGACTTGACGACGGAGGTGGGGGTTAAAAGCAAATCGAGGTGATTTCGACCGATTGACGCGCTAGATGCTGCCGGTTTTCAGCGCTGATGACACCAGAAAGCGCGCGCTTTGCTTCGGCAGATCGTGGCAGAAGAAGAGCAAGAAGCAGCGGGTGATGGCGTGATGCCACACTGACTAGTCGTCGCAGTAACAACAACAGTCAGACGACTCGCGGAGACTGTTGTTGGACGGGGTGAAAGTGAAACCTGTGCTGCCGACAAATAATTCACCCCACTACTGTCGGCCGGTGGGTTTAGGATCCAGCAGGATCGCACGTCGCTGCTCTGCCCTGCCGCCAACCAAATGCTAGCTGCTTCAGAGGCACCGAGGGTGGGGCTTCTGGTCGATCTTTGCCTGGGGCGAAAGCTCAGGCACTGCGTATGATCGCAGCACGAGCCACGGGACAAGGAAAGGAATCGGATGCGCAAGACCTTGACTGTGATTGAAGTGCACGCCGCTTATGATGGAACGACACGACACGACACGACACGAGTATATTCATCAGTGTGGCGGCAACAGCGTAGAGATCCCTTCGTTCCATCCGTACATTCTCGATTATGTAGTGCCGAGAATGTGCTCCCAATTATGGGAGCGTAGCGTAGGACTCATCAGCCAATCGTGGCGACCCCTTGGGCGCTCGATCGTCCTGTCCTGTCTCCCCGGCTCCCCGCTTTAGTCTAGCTGCCGGTTGCCTACAGTCTCAGGCGGCGGTGACCTACGCGGCTGCCGCGGGGGACAGGCGTGTGCCCGTGGCCGGCCCAGCGACAGGCCAAGGCGTGTGCCCGTGGCCGGGGAAGGGGCCTCGCGCGCCCAAGACCAAACAAACCGTCATGGGACGGCCACGGGGCCACGAATCCACCTCGTGCGGCACAGCGTTCTGACGGCAAGTCGGCAGGTCGGGCAGGACCGCACACACACAGAAGGCCGCCTTCGGTGTCACGACCTTGCAATTGCAACCGCTCCGGCCTGCCGCTGCCGGCCGGTGAAAAGAAAGaaacggccggccggccggccgtgcCCCTCGACCTCGATCGAGAAGCTGGACGCGATTCTGGTTcacttttttttcctttttgtttCTGGGTTTCAAGGAAGCATCCGATCGAATGGGAATGGCAATTTGTTGTACTTTTATTAAGAAAAGGAGCGGGGGGAAACAGACAGTGACAGAAAGATTACACCGAAAAACCAAGAACCGGATCTTCGTGGTCTGCTTACCACCGCTGCCGCGCTTCCAACTGTAGAGGCGGTGGAAAGATCATATCGGAACTAGGACCACCCATAAACGACTTTGGGCAGGTAGCCAGGGCGTCAGCCCCTGACCTAGGCCGGCCAACGATGACTTTCTTTCTGTTTTTCTAGGTAATTATATTTACACAAGAAAACTTACTAATGAAAGGCTTCCATTTTCGACATTCCACGTTAAACAATTTAACAAAATATGTCCCGCTATATGTTTTGCGATTGTCTTCACTCTAACGACACACTATATGTTTTGCGATTGTCTTCACTCTAACGACACATAGTGGGCAAGATCCATACTCACCGAGTTCTAGTGACCTTTATCACCACCGCATTCAAACTATCGTGCAATTAAGTTTTTTATATAATCACCATGCATTCAAACTACCAAATCATAAAATATTTTCAAACcatttatatatatatgtatatatatatatatattttattatGCATTCTACCAATATATCAAATTTTCAGTTTCTCATCCTATGTTAAGCTATATAAAATCAAAAAATCTATACAATATAAAAGATAAAAGCAATAGATTTTTTATGTCTCTTAACATACGGTAAATGTTTGAGATATTGGTAGAGTAAACAGTAAAGTACATCTATAGATTTTTTTAACATTTTTTATATTTCTTGGTAGTTTTATTATATGATGATTGCCAAAAAAATGATTAACTACAGAACAATTAAGGGAAGTAGAGGACTGCACGCGGCTGGACAACAAGGCCCCCTAAAGGGTTctctaccctaaatatagaggaccAAACGGTCCTCTACGCTCTCCAGCAACGTCTTCTAAATGGTCctttaaatttagaggacgctgctggattctctatatatagagtttctctaaacggctCTCTATCCATTTGACTACTTTTAAATAAccgtttagcaaaactaaaatatgtacaatacatttgagagtatgataaatatgtatgtacaaaaaataaaattaaaaaatgtctttaatatgggtatttgagtatagaggacgtgatttagaggacgttgttgtagAGAAATGGGGtatagaggatgaaatcttttagaggagactgtaaaggacagatatagaggataaatatagaggacgttgttggagacagTTATGCGCTTTGTGAGGTTGTAGGGATGCCAAATCTCAAGTCGCAGACCAACCCCCTATCGGCCTGACGCACAACCCCCACCCGGGAGCCCTACCAAACTATCGACGACAGTGTCAATCACGTAGTCATCTAAAACACTGTTTTTATAATATAGACTATATTGTTCGCACTATACATAGTAAAGTTTGAATGTgagcatatatatatatgaatgaaTAAACTGTTGGAGATAACATTAAAAATACCAGGAAGCAACACCTCAGGGGTTCGTGCATAGGCGAAGATGTTTCAAAGCTTGCCTCAAGTATGGATGGGCTGATGGGCACCTTGATGATTCTACGCGCACTTCACTGACAAACAACACAGTTATACATTGTTGAGACTTGTATATTTGTTTTAGTCTATATAAAATTAAATTCTATATGAAACTACTTCAACACACGTGAATAGATTTTAAACGAATATATAGATATCTAAATAAGTCCGTATAGTCTTTTAGTTAAACTATTTTGAACTAGATTCATATTTATGACATTGAACTGATATTATTTGACTAATTATGTAACACATTTTTTATAGTATACCTATTCAAAGTTACAAATGTAGCTAGATATCCTTTCTGTGTTTTAATTAAACGTACAATTGTTTGACGTTTCAACGGGATAAAGTAGTACGTAGCAGATGTTTATCCAGGTAAACAAGATAATAATTTATCAGTTAATACCCTACGTATATACAATTATATCTACAGTTGAATCATGATCCATAATCCAACGAACCAGAAGACTCGTTTGCACGTAATATAAAATCTAATTGTACAATAGTCGCCGTCCTACATAAAACTGTAGAAAAGAAATATTTTTCTTTTTGCAGCCTTCGGATTATTACAACTATATAGCAGTCAGCTGTCACGCCCTTATTAGGCTATCCGTaaccgttacccctaaatttttccctctatatcacttttcccctctatttttccccctattttttcatctcccgcagcggttccccctaaatactcctcTATACCCCACtaaaactataaaatatcattttctatatcaactatcaatttttttatctactaacaattactcgtggacccacaacacagtgtttatggtgatgaacagtgacacgctagatctgGGAGAGAGAAGGGTGCCGATGCGTAGGAGGCGCTGTAGGGGCACCGCTGCGGCTGTGGGGTGCCTCCTACAGCCGTGCATGGAAGGGGAGGGGGCCGCGTAGGCGCTGCCGTTGCGCACAGCCTTATAGTAGTGGTCAAGGAACACATCTAAGCAGGTACAGGGCCTGACTCGCCAATATAATACAAGCATGGTCAAAGTGAAACAGGGAGACGGGCGGGCCGGGGCTGCACTGTCAGCTTTAATTTCACATGGAGACATTAGTATTGTAGTACTCCCAAGAAGTCAGTGTAGTATATACTATTGTACCGGTACTGAGTCACTGTAGCAGGACTTGCACAGGGATGTGGCTCAGCTCAACTACTAGTACTAGCTTTATTATTCCAGCTCTCTACATCAATCCGCCCCTTGCACTTTTCGGTTTCAATGAATCCTCCCGTGGCCCGGCCGGTCAAATTTTAAAGACACGGCCCCCATAACTTGTTGCGTCCTCCGGCCCCCAAGTGTCGATCCATGGCCGTGCGAGTCGCGTGGCTCACCGTCGAACACCCGGGCCAGCCGAGCCACCATTCACCACCAAGGTGCATGCAACGAACCAAGAGAGGGGGCCGGGGCCGGGCAATGCAATGCCGGCCCCCCAGCTAGCCCTGCTCTCTATATATAGGGGCGGTGGACGTGCGCTTTGCTATGAGCCAGCCAGTGCTAGCGCATCGAGACCAGCAAGTGTGCACCAAGCTGCGTGCTACGTGTAGTAGCTATAGCTAGAGAGTAGTGTGATCACGCAGACACACACGCACACGCAAATATCTTACATGCGTTACGTAGCTGCCACTCCGACCATGCCGTCCCTTGTCGCGGAGAGCGCCGCCGAACCGCCTCTGGTGGACAGCTACCTGGAGCTGctccggcgcggcggcggcggcggcggcattgCGGCGGCGACCGAGGGCTGCGTGCAGGAGCGCGAGCTGCCCTTGATCGACCTGACGTGCCTGCAGGGCAGCGCGGGCGAGGCGGCGAGGACGACGTGCGCGGACGCCATGGCGAGGGCGGCCTCGGAGTGGGGCTTTTTCCAGGTGACCGGGCACGGCGTGAGCCGGGCGCTGTTGGAGCGGCTGCGGGCGGAGCAGGCGCGGCTGTTCCGGCTGCCGTTCGAAACCAAGGCCAAGGCCGggcttctcaacggctcctaccgCTGGGGCGCCCCCACGGCCACGTCGCTCCGCCACCTCTCGTGGTCGGAGGCGTTCCACGTCCCGCTCGCCAGCATCTCCGGCACTGCCTGCGACTTCGGAGAGCTCAGCTCCTTGAGGTAAATTAAAGCTTGCTGCTTTGCACAATTGCACTGCACTGCACGTAATTGCGTGTGGGCCTACCTGCCTGctatagctagctagctagtaccCAACTTGTTACTGTAGCCGTTGTTTACGGGCTAGTTGCTAGTTTCTATATATGGGGTGAGGGGGTATAAATTAAAcgcatattattattattattatcatcaGCCGCCTTCTCAATCATATGACCATGTAATGCCTGTCAATATATAACAGAGACGTACGCTGGGTATCTTTTTAGTGAGCCAAATTAAAAGGAAGAAGAGAAAAAAAAAGGTGGAGTCGACATGCTATCACATATATGTGCATCTCGTAGGTCGTACGTAGCCGCAAGCACATCGGCACATGTGTGCTTCGGTGCTCCACCCGTGGTATATAGCATGCACCTTAATATCTTCTAGGGCACATGTAGCAGCAGCTGGGCCGGGTGTGTGTTTTCCTTTCCGTGGTACGTACTATGACGTGACCAAACAGTGGTACTGCATTATTATTTGTACCTACGTCTCGCACGTACTGCTGTGCTACCAATAATATGTATATGATTTCTGATAGTTCAACGGCCGGCGAACACATGTACGTAcaccgcctgcctgcctgcctgcctgaacTTGGCTTTCGACCTTTATGTTCCGGCGCTACGAGTCAATGCTTGGTGATATCATGTGTGCGGTGGTGTACGCGACCACGAAACATGGGATCTTTTAGTACACGAACCTAATTTAACGCCGTCGTGTCCATCGTTCAACCTACCAACCAGACACCGGCTTGCACATTATTAAATTCCTTTCCGGCACGCACGATGTATCAGTATCCCTCAGAACACGCTGGAGAAGTAGCGAAATATCCTAATGACACGTAGGTGTAGGTGCCATATAATCCAACTGGCCAGCAGTGTACTGTGCTCAGTAATTAAGTAGTACTATTTTTTACCGTGGTAAAAATAAtaattatttttttaaaaaaacaagcAGCCAATGTCGTGTGGCCTAAAAACCAGAGCTGCCCGCCTGCCCATATATGCAGGGACGTGGTGCAGGAGGTGGCGGACGCGATGTCGCGGGTGGCCAAGACCGTGGCGGTGGCGCTGGCGGGGAGCCTTCTGGGCCACGACGAGGCGGCGGCGTTCCCGGCGGGGTGCGGCGAGACCACCTGCTACCTGCGGCTCAATCGGTACCCGGCGTGCCCGTTCGCGGCGAACACCTTCGGGCTGGTGCCCCACACGGACAGCGACTTCCTGACGGTGCTGTCCCAGGACCAGGTCGGGGGCCTGCAGCTCATGACGGACGCCGGCTGGGTGGCCGTCAAGCCCCGCCCCGACGCGCTCATCGTCAACATCGGCGATCTGTTTCAGGTAACAGTGCGCCGATACCTTCTCCACCGTTGCCATCTATCTTTACGTTACGTGTTCCAGTTTTGACCAGGCAGTTCTTTGTGCCGCCCGCCAAATATACCTGTAGTAGTAGCAGTACTTCCATTCCATCCATATGAATCTAGCGAGCCTCGAGATTTTTTCTCTGATCCAACAAGTCGCTTATTGGTGTACGTGTACGTGCAGGCCTGGAGCAACAACCTGTACAAGAGCGTGGAGCACAAGGTGGTGGCCAACGCCGCGGCGGAGCGCTTCTCGGCGGCCTACTTCCTGTGCCCGTCCTACGACTCGCTCGTCGGCACGTGCGGCGAGCCGTCACCGTACAGAGACTTCACCTTCGGGGAGTACAGGAGGAAGGTGCAGGAGGACGTCAAGAGGACCGGAAGAAAGATTGGGCTCCCCAACTTTCTCAAACACCGGCCACCCCCTCAATCACGGCCCGCCTAAAATTGACAAGTCAAAGCACCTGCCGTTTTGCTCTCGAGAAATGACGAGAGCACCTTTTTCTCCTGTAACTTCACGGTGGATGCGAGCACGACCTCACTGTGTacaagaaatatatatatatataatatgaaCCCTTTGAGGCgcttgcttctttttctttttctttgcttaGCTCATATATAGTAGAGGTCACTGTACAAGAAAGTGAACGAGGAcgacgcgtgcctgtgcctgtgcGCTTATCAAGCTATCCTCATTATATAATTTCAGCGATTTCCGATGGAAGAAAACGTTTATCTACATATATTGTACTACCCCTCTTGCACAGAAAAAACTACTTTACTTTCTAGTAATTTACTTTTGCCGTTTAGATtagcttattattattattattacgacCAAGAATACATGTGTATCGTAATAGTACATACAATTTAAATTTATAGCGTGGTGCTTGCGACAATAATAAACTCTTCTTTAGCAAGTTACTAAATAGCTAGCTATTGAAAGTAAAAATCGTTTAGTCTCCAACCGTTTCTAATATTTAGAGAGCATTTTAATTTTGAATCTACACGCGCTTGTTTTTTTTTCGGTCTCTCCCTACGGATCTCCTGGCGACGCACAGCTGCACGAAACAAGACTGACGGTGCATAGCTGCAACAAGTTGGTACAAAGCATCAAAGCATCATGTAGCCATATTCTCGTATGATCTAATCAATGTACCTTGACTATTTTAATAATATTTGCTTGACCTTTGCCTCGTGGGTGTGAAAAAACGGGCCAAATCTCTACGCGGGCGTGAAAATAGTCGGCAGTAACTGTTCGAGAGTGGCTATGCAGTCTCCAAATATGAAGACAAATTGAGTTGGATAACAAGTTACTACATCTACAAGTCTATTTAGAGAAGTATTTTTCACTACTTCTTAAATTTAAGGTTTATTAGGTTGTTTAGAGAACAATCGAAGATGCTCTAAAGGAAGAAAGCTAGGGACGATAGATGGGTGCGTTTGGTGCTGTATATACTTTAGGATTTGGACATATGTGACTCAGATGATAGATATTATTGTTTTCTCTCATATGATAGACATCCTGGATGAGAGATGGGGGCTCGTACGTGGACAAACACATCAATGTTATCTAATATTTTTATTATTAAATAATTAAGAAAACGTTTATCTACTTATATTGTACTACCCCTCTTGCACACACAAAAAAACTACTTTACTTTCTAGTAATTTACTTTTGCCGTTTAGTTTACCTTTTTTTAATAATATTACTAGCGAAAATACATGTGTATTTTAATAGCACATACAATTTATAGCGTGGTGCTTGTGACA
This portion of the Zea mays cultivar B73 chromosome 2, Zm-B73-REFERENCE-NAM-5.0, whole genome shotgun sequence genome encodes:
- the LOC100281860 gene encoding gibberellin 2-beta-dioxygenase 7, with protein sequence MRYVAATPTMPSLVAESAAEPPLVDSYLELLRRGGGGGGIAAATEGCVQERELPLIDLTCLQGSAGEAARTTCADAMARAASEWGFFQVTGHGVSRALLERLRAEQARLFRLPFETKAKAGLLNGSYRWGAPTATSLRHLSWSEAFHVPLASISGTACDFGELSSLRDVVQEVADAMSRVAKTVAVALAGSLLGHDEAAAFPAGCGETTCYLRLNRYPACPFAANTFGLVPHTDSDFLTVLSQDQVGGLQLMTDAGWVAVKPRPDALIVNIGDLFQAWSNNLYKSVEHKVVANAAAERFSAAYFLCPSYDSLVGTCGEPSPYRDFTFGEYRRKVQEDVKRTGRKIGLPNFLKHRPPPQSRPA